Below is a genomic region from Spirosoma radiotolerans.
TGCTTCTGTTCATAAACCAGGTGGCACAGGCACAGATCGAATACCAGTCTGGATCGCTGCCGTCTGCCCTGAAAGAAAATGCCCATGCTGTAGTGCGCAGGCATGAAACAACGTTTACGGTAAAGTCCGTGGGGGAGGCTACTCAACGGATTCATACTGTAGTGACCATCCTGGATGAGCGGGGCGACGATCAGGCTAAAAAAGTAGTCGGCTATGATAAACTCTCGAAAGTGACCAGTCTGGAAGGTACTTTATATGATGCTGATGGCAAATTGATCAAGAAACTAAAGAAAGGAGATATCGACGATAATAGCACCTATACGGACTATAATCTCTTCGATGATCAGCGAATCAAAGTCGCGTCGTTTCCGAAACAGCCTTCTTACCCTTACACCGTTGACTTTCTGGTGGAAACGACGGAGCGAAACCTGATGTTTTATCCGACCTGGATACCACAGAACGAGGAGCATCTGGCCGTTGAACAGGCTATGTTCACGATCATTATGCCGCCTGGTTTGGCACTGCGCTACAAGGAAATGAATATACCAACGCCGGTTGCGTTGACCTCGTTAGCCGACGGCGGAAAAACGTATGTCTGGAAAGTGGCGGATCGACCAGCGGTCGAATTTGAACCATTGTCGCCCCCGGCGCGGGAACAGCTGCCGATTGTGTATACGGCTCCCATCGATTTTGATGTTCAGGACTACAAAGGGCATTTAACGACCTGGAAGGAGTTGGGCCAATTCTACCACACACTGAATACCGGTCGTGATCGTATTCCCGAAGAATTGCGACAGCGCGTGCTGGAATTGACGAAAAACGAGAAGAGTACCTTGGGGAAAGTGCAAAAAGTATATAAATATGTACAGGATCAGACGCGGTACATCAGCATTCAGCTTGGCATTGGTGGCTGGCAAACCATTGAAGCCGATAAGGTAGCTGCCAGTAAATACGGCGACTGTAAAGCGCTCACGAACTATACGCAGGCTTTGCTGAAGGCTATTGGGGTTACGGCTTATCCGGCACTGGTACGAGCGGGCGATAGTGAGCCTGACTTGCTGGTCGATTTTCCGAGTTTTCAGTTTAACCACGTCATTCTATGTGTGCCCGATAAGCGTGATACGCTCTTTCTGGAATGTACCGATGGGCACAGCCCGGCGGGCTATGTTGGCGATTTTACCGGCAATAGGCACGTACTCCTTATTCAGCCTGATGGCGGCCAATTGATAAAAACACCCGCATACCATTCAGCAAATAACCTTCAACAGCGACGAATTGCGATTACCCTGACCGAACAGGGCGATGCTACGGCCGATGTGAGAACACGCTATACGGGGCTTCAGCAAGATGACTATGCCAGCGTACTGCATCGGCTGAGTCATGACGATCAGCGTACCTGGCTTCTTAAACGCATCCGCATTCCGGCCTTCGAGCTAAATACGTTTACGTATCAGGAACAGAGCGGGGACGTACCGGTTGTTATTGAAACGTTGGGACTAACCGTTCGCCGTTTAGCAACAGCTAGCGGAACGAGGCTTTTCCTACCTTTGAATCTAATGTCTGCTTTGTCGCAGGCAACGCCACAACTGCAACCTCGTCGGGCGGCTATCGAGTTAGGGGCGAACTACAATTATGAGGACAGCGATACCATTACGTACCAGATTCCAAAGGGATACGCCCCCGAATATACCATACCGCCAGTTGAGATCGACTCGAAATTCGGTCGATATACGGCGCAACTGACGGTAAATGGTGACCGGATGACCTATGTTCGTCAAATAACGATGCATGGAGGCCGTTTTTTACCTGCCGCTTATAGCGACTGGGTCGACTTCCGGAAGAAGGTGGCTAAAGCCGACCGGGCACAAATGGTGTTCGTTAAACTTAATTAAACCAAACCCTTTACCCATTGTCGAAGGTTTATAGGTAAACGATTTAAATGGTAGACATGAAAAAAAGCCTTGCTTTCATCGTAGTAGCACTCCCCTTACTGTTCAGCCAGTGCAGTGTTAATAAACAGATTTCCCAGGCCAAAACCCTCGGTGATTGCCGGTACACAATTGCTTCAGCCGATAGTATTTATCTGGCTGGTATCGATGTTCGGCAGTTGAAGAAGCTGGAAGACATAAATCCCGCACGTTATCCGCGATTGGCCACGGGGCTGCTCACCCGCAATGTGCCGCTGGATGCTCGTCTGAATATTGATATTACCAACCCAACCAATAAATTGGCTGGTATCAACCAGTTGGAATACCGGATTTTGCTTGCCGGGCAGGAGTTGTTCAATGGATTTCTGAATCAGCGAATAGAGGTGCAGCCCGGTGGCGGACGAACACGCGTACCCGTTCGCCTGAACACCAACGCTTATCAGTTATTGACGGATAGCAAAACGCGCGATGCGTTTACGCAACTGGTGCAGAATTTATCGGGCGCCAGTGGTACGCAACCGTCTAAACTGACAATCCGGATTAAACCAACGCTGGATTTGCTGGGTAAGCAAGTTAACTATCCGGGATATATAACGATCGATCAGGACGTAACGAACAAAATTTTGCTGGGAAATT
It encodes:
- a CDS encoding DUF3857 domain-containing protein; translation: MKKHLLLLLFINQVAQAQIEYQSGSLPSALKENAHAVVRRHETTFTVKSVGEATQRIHTVVTILDERGDDQAKKVVGYDKLSKVTSLEGTLYDADGKLIKKLKKGDIDDNSTYTDYNLFDDQRIKVASFPKQPSYPYTVDFLVETTERNLMFYPTWIPQNEEHLAVEQAMFTIIMPPGLALRYKEMNIPTPVALTSLADGGKTYVWKVADRPAVEFEPLSPPAREQLPIVYTAPIDFDVQDYKGHLTTWKELGQFYHTLNTGRDRIPEELRQRVLELTKNEKSTLGKVQKVYKYVQDQTRYISIQLGIGGWQTIEADKVAASKYGDCKALTNYTQALLKAIGVTAYPALVRAGDSEPDLLVDFPSFQFNHVILCVPDKRDTLFLECTDGHSPAGYVGDFTGNRHVLLIQPDGGQLIKTPAYHSANNLQQRRIAITLTEQGDATADVRTRYTGLQQDDYASVLHRLSHDDQRTWLLKRIRIPAFELNTFTYQEQSGDVPVVIETLGLTVRRLATASGTRLFLPLNLMSALSQATPQLQPRRAAIELGANYNYEDSDTITYQIPKGYAPEYTIPPVEIDSKFGRYTAQLTVNGDRMTYVRQITMHGGRFLPAAYSDWVDFRKKVAKADRAQMVFVKLN